TTTATGTTGGCAGGCAATCTCACGCAGACAATTATCATAAGCGAGTCTTATGACTAGGACTTGTGAGAAACGTGAGGATCTCAGTTTTCACTTTTAATTACTCATGGTTAAGTTTGTAATTACGGGGCTCATGAATGTCACCTGAGGAGGTGTTGAACCTTTAATGTATCGAGAATAACTTTTTATTCCTTCATTCCTTACCTCACTGTCTCCGGCAGGCTTTCACAATCATCGACCAGAACAGAGATGGCATCATCAGCAAGGACGATCTGAGGGACGTGCTGGCCACCATGGGCCAACTGAATGTGAAGAATGAGGAGCTGGAGGCCATGGTGAAGGAGGCCAGCGGCCCCATCAACTTCACCGTCTTCCTGACCATGTTCGGCGAGAAGCTGAAGGGTGCGTCGACACATAGAGCCTCCCTTGCTCATCACTTTTTGTCTTCTtccacacattttccccacatcaCATGCTTGATATAATCAGGAttctttaacttttaaatttttacctccaaacaaattaaaaatcatGGCCATATTTTTCCCCACATTTTATTTGAAGGAGTCAGGTATCTGTCCACTACAGTGGACACTATGCATCAACAGTATAACAAGTGTTTCGATGGAACTCAATATAGGTCTGAAAAGCCAATTGTGTGAGCAGGGGCGTTCTTGGCCCTATCCAGCTacagtctctgtgggcccccaCCCTCCAACTCTTGATCCATGTCTATCGTgcgcacttttttttttttttcttacaaagtcagtttgctttctttcctttttcttcttttcttatttGGAACCCTAATTTCCCTTTCTTCAGGAAAACATTACAGCAGTCATTCACTCAGCTCTAGCTGTGTTTAAAGTCAATCCAAGTGCAGTGGTGGACCAAACCATTTTTCATCTTTAAGTGGTGAGGGTGGGTTCAGAAAGCTTCTACTGTTTCTTTATATATAGTTCAGTCTTTCAACCGATTTATTCATACAATTTTAATTTAGCTACAGCACTTATTACTTAGAAATAAAcaattacaaacaaaaacaaactttttatttCAGGCTTTTTGAGTGCCCGCTTCCCATTGGGGCCCCACTTTTCCCTCCACTACAATGCCCCTGGGTTTGAATACAGATAAGAGCATTAAATTACAACAGATGTAGTCGAGAAAGTTCATGAGCTCCATTGAATCGCTTTTTATACCGTTGGTGCATGGTGTCCTCTGCAGTGGACCAATTCGTATACCCTTTGGCACATGACTATTTCAGTCCCTGAAGTACTTCTATCCAGAATTTAGTAATTTTTTCCTTCACATTTTTGTAACATCTTATGTCTGGTTTCCTATAAATAGCAACAGTTATCCCTGGGTACTTGGTGCATTTCCTCTTCCCTACGCCATTTTGAAGTTATGGTGCCTCATCTCAAAATGCCAAAGAGATCTAAAGATAATAATCAAGTGGAATTGAAGACAACACTTTAGGGGTGTTTGGGACATGGTATTATAACCTAAATGTTTCAAAATGAATTAAACTAACAGGCTGCTTTTGCTGTTAGGTGCTGACCCCGAGGACGTCATCGTGAGCGCTTTCAAGGTCCTGGACCCCGAGGGCACTGGCGCCATCAAGAAGGAATTGTAAGGGCTTCTATCTTTAACTTACCCTCCATCACAACAGTCTTAGCTCTTAGTGGCGCGATCATGAATCATGATGCACCATCTGGTATTCATTTTTATCCATTTCCCCTCTCCAGCCTCGAGGAGCTCCTGACCACCCAGTGCGACAGGTTCACCGCTGAGGAGGTGAGTTGATCCGTCTTTGGCTCACTCATATTCTAGCTGTCTTCTAGTTGTTCAGGGTTGTAAGTATTTCTCTAATCTCCCTCTGCAGATGACCAACCTGTGGGCTGCTTTCCCCCCTGATGTGGCTGGCAATGTGGACTACAAGAACATCTGCTACGTCATCACACACGGAGAGGACAAGGAGGAGTAAAATCCACCTCTCTCAAGCTCTCTACCTCCGCTCAAACCCATACTCGACCCACCATCTACTCACTCCCCTCCTCTCCGATGACGCGGCTTCCTTGCACACTTCCACGCTTCTCCAGCCCGCTCTTTCCGCTTGCCAGCTCACTACAAAAAGACTTGTCTCCTTTATTGAGATCCTCAGTGAGAGGACTGAAGGCTGTGgagggtgtttgtgtgtgagtacCAACAGGGGGACATGGgattattttcaataaaaaataatcttgtgGCACCGAAACActttctccatctctgtccCTGCCTCATCTTCCTCCGTCTTTTCCGCCATCACTCATTCTGTCCTTCTGTGTTGAGGCCAACAGTGCATGCATCATACCTACATGCGGCGTGTATGCATAATGCAGTCTAGTGTATACAGCGGTCAGTTAAAAGTGTCTCTTGGGTGCTGTGGTGCATGCACAGTCACTTACTTGAAACAAGTAGCAGCCTGACACAAGTGGTCTGTTAGTCTCAACCTCACGCAGAGTGTTTTATGGATCTGTCCCTCTGTTTATAATAGAGGAGGTGCACAGTAAGAGTGAGGGTACTGCACTATAATAGTTTGCCTACCCCCTCTCTTTTGAatctgtccctccctctctgaAACACAGGTACGAACGGAAAAGTTGCAGTGAAAAATAGGAAAGCATGGTCTTGTAAATAGAGAATGAGATGGTGAAAAATGGTGAGCGGGAggcaggaaagaaaagaaacaaaaggaaaagcatctttgtttttggctcttcttcctccctctcactGCTGTTTCTCTCCTGTTGTTGTGATTGTGTCTGTAACAAATAAAGAAGTACAAATAAAATCCACTATCTTTCGTATGACACTGTGTCTGTTGGTTTAAGTGGGGATGTGGGTGATAAAGCACTGCTGGTGTAGAGCACTGactgcacactgactgtaaTATGCATATATCTTCTGAGGCCCGGTAGGTaagaattgcagattgcagctgaaacttctcccaggttaggattccctcagtgttcattggtcaagacatttttacagggagccgaattatctagaggtctcctcctctctaaaataaacagacccagtgaatcaaaccactaaaaacactgagtaaagcgtgttaaaaatcagtgtattTCTGACACTGCTCGTTGTAGCGGTGCTGCTAACCACAGTGGCCGGCGCAAAAACACCAATTGCCTATCTACATCTCTAGGTTACTATAGaaagtaaataaagttattttttcttcgactccagctgctgtgagaggcagtttattaatgtatgtaaaactctccacagtatgaacagtggttatatgagcctcaaaaccagccacaactcagccctgagcagagtgaccgtcctctactgaccaatcaacagactgcagtgttcacagctccactttttagtaccagatctgtgtgctaggtaccccaacagaggggggaccaaacatggggacggtatggaacggttccattggtacatccacaacttttcacagtggaaatggaaaaaaagactgTACCGTACAGTAGTGTATTGTTTGGTGGAAAATATAAGGAGGAGGGGCCATGTTTAAAACAAATGGAGGCCAACATTACTGTCTATAAGAGTCTGTGATTCACTCATGTTTGAATGTAGTGGTttcttgtgaaactagacaaaaAAGATTTACTAAACTGGAAAGACAAACTCTCAACATCCCATTGGTGCCTTCGACCATCCGAGTGCACTTCCATAGAAAGGCAATTGGCATAAAAACATCACTTCATGTAACGTCATACACATATGGACGTGTCTCCACTCCAGTAACAACCTCCCTCTACTGCTGGTGACATCAGTGCCCTCACCTCCACGTCCCTGTCAAGACCCTCCAAACCACAACAGCTGATGAACATAGTTATCAAACAACTGACTCTGGTCAATTCTTTTTAGGTTATTTTTTCAATCCCCTCATACCATTTGTTTCTTttcagctgttttgttttacttcaaTTTTTTCCAAAGATTACGGACATCCCTTCAGAAAAGTACCCCCAGGGGTGCCCAAGAGAGGGAGAATGAGCACACCAAAAGGACAGAGTTCCCAGTTCGTCACTGAAGATGTGTCCAGGTAGCACCATATCATGTTTGAGAAATTTCAGCGTATGACTTTATATAAATACATCCTTGTAGTTTCTGAGATATAGCCACTTTCTTGGCATACTGTTTTTTCCttaaatataatgaaatatataGTAATATCAGTTACTGTAATATCATGTGCTTAAAGCCTACATATACTGTAGTATAATGAGAAAAACTCACTTTTCAGCCAAACTGATCAGTTTTTTTCCCACTTATCCTTTTTATTGATTTGTCCACAGAATacttcttactatataatgatgaaaactgtctgtgtgtctgttccacgtttttctcatcactgacttggtcaatccatgtgaaatttggcacagtggtagagggtcatgggaggatgcgaatgaagcaatattacatcaattggccaaaggggggcgctatagcaaccgattgaaattgcaaactttgaattggcatatctcatgccccgtatgtcgtagagacaaactttgcacagagatgcctctcctcatgaggaacaaatttgcctcaaggacccataacttccggttatatagattttctgccattttgaatttttttaaaaacacttaaaattgatctcttcctaggaagtttgaccgatctgcatgaaactcggtgaacataatctagggaccaatatctaaagttccctcttggcaaaagatggaaaacttactaaaactgagcttctataaggcaatgactttaactatctgcctttcaacgtgctacctcaactactaatgtacagttttatcccactaactatcccactattggcaatggtactactgtactttcaataaagcaatcgtactatcaaattcacaaaaactctgtctgaatacattgttcttcttaatgggttcagttgactatttaatcaaacacacaccatgtgaaactgtacatgggcaactgtgcactcaatgggtatggactagttcttacataaaaacaaatccCAATGAGTCCGTCTTTACACTTTGAAATTTCTGTCCAGTCACACCAGCCGTACTTCCTCACTAGACTCCTCAATAAACAAATTTTGAAACCAAAACTCCAGTAACATGTATCAAACTAAGGTAAAAACTGGTTCTGTTTTGTGATTAAACCATATATCCCAGTCTTTTTCAAATTGTCCTTCATTCCTTTGTATCCTGTATGTAAGATTCTCCATCTCCTGAATATCGTCTATGATGGTCAGCCattgtttgtgatttttgatcTCTCTTGTGCACGGTTCCATCCATAATATGTCCCAAGTACAATACAAGACATGTTCATGGGATTTTATAACCCAACACCTCACAAAGAACAGAATGTATACCATCCCAGAAAGGTTGTATTTACATACAACtccagaaaatgtgtgtgtggtttggttCCACGTGGATGCataatctaaaataaaataaaatgaataaatacaacataaaataagGGGCAATATAAATAATCCTGGCTCAATCAGGGGACCAATGGTGTATTAATCTGGTACCTTTTTATGGCAAATCTGATAGAGGTGTTGGTAAAGTATCAATATGTGTCAAATAGGGCTGCCAAGTCTTTAGAAAGGTGTTGTGTTCATTTCTTGGAGTATACATGATCTTTTCGAGTAGGAAGCAGCTGTTCATTTCCAAAAACCACCTGGCTATGCACATCACCACTGTGCACGTCGTGGTAATGAACAGAGGTGTGTCCCTGATTTTACAgtaaaattcaaattcaaatctgAGTGGAAAATGTGTGTCTGTTGACAGATGTGACAGGTGAGGATGGGGTGGCTTGTGATCCTCAACATTCACTGCCACACCTACATTATTCAAATCAAGAGAACGTTGTCAAATACAGCAGGTCATATTGTCATGTTACATATAGCGACCGGTCGGCTGAGTGTGTTCATCTGCTGTAGGTGCTTTTAAGGGATTAATAACAGAGTGAAAGGAGGTCGTGTAGTTTATTTATTAGCAACTATACCAGAACAAATCTAAATGTCTCGGTTAATTAACATCACTGACCAGTCTAATGCTACAGTTCCATGGTGTGAAGACCAAATAGAGGGTTTTATCTTCTGGTCATGTGCCGCTGTATTTTCCTTTGTTGTGGGGTGTCCTGCAGCTGTTGCTGTGCTTTTGGATATGATTCAGAAAGGACGAAAAGGAACCTCATTCACCCCCATTGATGTCTTTGTGTCAAATCTCGCTGTCATGGACGGGCTGTATTTGTTCTTTCTTCCACCACAGGTGTATAACTTTTCTCACAGATTTAACCGTGTATATAGagaatttattttcttcttgttttcatTCATCTTGTGTGGGAGGCCTCTCTTTACAGTCTGAATCAGTCTGGACTGTTACCTGGCTGTGGTTCATCCAGTTACATATCGGACCAGGAAGAGTCTGATTCCCAGGGTCCTGGTGGCTGCTGGTGTTTGGACTGTGACGCTTACTTACggactttattttgttttcagattTGGGGAGATTCCTATTGAGATAACCCAAATCTTGTTTTATGCTTTGACTGTCCCTGTTATTGGATTTTGTGACATCTCCATCCTCTGGACCCTGAAGAGGTCTAAGCCTGGGGGAGGAGACGTTCACCCCCAGAAGAAGAAGGCTCTGCAGATCATCATCAGCAACCTTGTTGTTACCTTTACTTCCTATCTTCCTCCTACCATTAGTTTGTTGGTGTTTCAGTTTGTGAGCTTGGATATCACGACAATTCAGTGTCTTGTGGTGGTTCCAGCGATGGGCATCCCTTTAATAGGAATTACAGCGTCATTATTGCTGTATTTGAACAATCTTGGAAAACTGGACTGGCTAAAATGTTGGACGCAGAAATGAACCAATCATGTTGTAGATATTTTCCCAGCTGTGCAGAGTTTTGGAAAGAGTAATAATTCATAAGACACCATATTTATTGTAGCTGCATACAGTGCAATAAGCTGCAGAGGGAAACCTTTTTAGATTTCATCCATAAAGCCTTTTAATAAACCAGCTTCCTtcttgtatttatcgatgacaCTGCATCATACTGCATGGTATGATTTGTGTGGTTGTTACGTAATTTCATtactaatattaatattttgataTCATTTTGATCTATATCTatatttgttgtgtgtgttgtttcttTAACCTTTTGAGGGAGTGATGTCTATTTCATTGTGTTGTCTTGATAGGGTACCAGGCTTAGTCGATTTATTTCCACTGTGTGAAGACCCTGAGGTCAAAAATACCAATGTGTTTGACTAAATACAGGattttttaaataacctttCCTCTTTTTCCCCCCCAAGAGTGCTTGAGGAATGCTTTTTTAATTGTTAAGAATAAATGAATTGTACCTTTGCTATTTGTATTGCAACTACATGGGTTAAAACACAGAGAATAAATGCTATGATATATTTCTTTCTGCTGTCTTTATTTATCGAAGAGGCTGTTTCGTTGACTATTTGTAAAACACTGACGATTTTTATCCATCtctgttttatttgctttttttaattatgtatGTATTGCAAATAAAACTATTATGACGATGattattattaccattattAATGTATTTCTTATTctaatcattttattattattattattattattattattagcctattgtaattattaataataataataataatgataatatacaATCAATATTACAATCAATACACGCAATGCACGTACAAAATCAACAGATCAGTGAATCACGTGATCTAGTGACGCTACAcgaaaacaggaagtaaaactaGCTGCAACgaaacagtttgccttcaaaataaaagctaccAATATGTCGCTGTACAATATCGATACAATACCGGTACTGAATCAAGCAAATATGTATGCTAACAAAACAGGAATTATTTCTCGACGTTATTTTGGAAGCTCAGACCGTATATAAATGATAGTATAACCATAAGTCGATGTTTAATTACAgtgagtgttttattttgaagatagCAACCGGAAACGATGTGTGAGAGTGAAACTTGACCCTGATCAGAGGGCAGGGGAGCAGTGGACATACTGTACTGTCACTGTAAAACACTTCAGGCCCGGTTTGTCACCACTAACTCGGAATGGCTGTCTGGTAATGTGGACCGTCGGCTGTGGAAGCCATCGCTGCCGCTGTCGTCCCGCCGTGCCTTCGTGAGTCCTGACGGGCCGAGACCCGCCACCATGGCCTCAGCGTTACCCCGCTGCACATCTGTCAGGCTCCCCGCTGTGACCACTGCCGTCCTGCTCCTGGTGTCGGTGACCACCGTGCAGTCATCTCAAGGCGACAAGGAGCCGGTTTACCGAGACTGTGTGAAGCAATGTGTCCGGACCAACTGCACCGGAGCTCGGCTACGGGGCTTTCAGTCCTCCCAGCCGAACTACATGGCGCTGACAGGTGAGTTGTTGTTAGTAGGTAAGTTAAGCTAACTTAGCTGCTAGCAGCAGATATCAAACAGTGTGCCCACTTTATAATATCAGGCTGACTTCATCCACTAACTGTCTTTGCTAACATTTAACATTCACTGTGTGTGCTCAGCCGTGGAGCTGCCCTCTGCTGTTTTGCGCGCCATGGCTGCCATGACTTTTCATGTAGTGTATTTTCTTATCTTTGACGTTTCATGAAACGTGACACTGATTCACAACCTGACACGGACCTGAAGTTGAAAGCCAGTTTTTCAGGCTGCGCCAGGTGTCACAAAAGGCCTATTGTAACACCGCCCTCTGTCCACCATTAGCAATTGTACAGAGTGACTGTGtgagattaaaaacaaaaccgCTTGTAAAGAGGAGGCAATAGATACTGTGTAAAGGAGAAACTGACAAGTAGTGCCTCCTTCTCTCCAGGTGCAAAAAATAAGAGCACATTTTAGGGCTGCCTTTAACCATTTCTTATTTTATCAGCTAAATCACCAAAAGTGTGTCTATATAcataatgtcagaaaatgttgaaaacagctCACTGCAACTCCCCTTGGGCACAAAggtgacaaaaaacaacacgTGCACTtaatgtttaaatttttgtACCTATTATTTGTAGGCTAATCTGAACTTGACCTTTTGACCTGTGTTTGTGCCTGTCAATGgcctcatctcctctctctttgttcTTGTGTTCCAGGTTGGACATGTCGTGATGACTGTCGCTATCAATGCATGTGGACCACTGTGGGCCTTTACCAGGCCGAGGGGTACAGAGTCCCACAGTTCCACGGCAAGGTTGGTGGTTATTTCAGAGGCGTCACACCAAGCTTCAACACAAAATCTTAAGTTGCTTTGTAGTGGAGAGAGATCTGGGTTCTGTCCTTTCAAAAATCCTCTGTTCTTTTAAATCAGATGATATCAACTGTATCagtgtgcagaaggaagtgtgcatctactcatgaacgaGAGACTCATGCTCTTCACAGCACAAGATTTAAACATTAAAGGTATCGTCCCCAGTTGAGCTCTAACAGCTAGGTGAACTagtagtagatgcacgcttcctcctctgtagtgatacggttggcaagttaggtctgtggattatcctgactaactgggtcatgatttctggaaagagacatcgctgttgAGTTTCTCAAATGTATGTTAtcagtgctttgagcaccacaggccaagtgccatcttgttccattatactgaagagaaggcagacagctCTACGActgatatctctaacactctgcaactcacagcGAAGAACAAAATTATTAGAACATAACTCCAGAAGTGCTCCAGTGTTGGTTTCGTCTGAGTGATGTATTTTATCTCCCACAGTGGCCGTTCGCACGCTTCCTGTGTTTTGAGGAGCCAGCCTCTGCCCTGGCCTCTCTGCTCAATGGCCTGGCTTGCCTTCTCATGCTGCTGCGCTATCGGAGCACGGTGCCACGCCAGAGCCCCATGTACCACACCATCAACGCCTTCTCTCTGGTGAGatggagaaaatgaaagaaCTTAAAAtgacagttcagattttttgaaggcGGCTTCTATAACTTATCTATCCATAATCAGTGTCTTACCCACAATAGATGGCGGTTGGCAGGCCCCCAGTTGTACTGGTGCTGAAGCTAAGCATTGTACTGCAGCAGAACACATTTTAGCTACCTAAAAAAAGGCCCATCTAGagaaatcaatatcagtttaaatgtgagCTATATATAGAATATTGTCACAATATTATTGTGAATATTGTTGAACTAAACTGAAAAAGATGGgccttttttccacaaataaataaaccaatgCTACTTTGTCTTTACACTCATGACAAAATGTACCATGCACATTTAACAAgagcctgtctgtgtgtttctttagGTATCTCTTAATGCCTGGTTCTGGTCTACAGTGTTTCACACCCGGGACACCTATCTTACTGAGGTAAAACTTGCTGACTGCCATAGACTTGGAAAGTTGTGTCGAGTGGTTTGTGTCAAATTGatggctggaaaaaaaaaggttttcatgGCCTACCTGTCAGTATGGAGTTGGACTTTCAGCAGAAACAGAGCACATCCTCTGgagttttgtttatttctgcctGACTGATGCCAAATTGATAATCTCTCACCGTTTAGCCGCAGTTTGGTCCACTTACTCCTGAGAGAAATATCTGTGCAGTCAGCTGGTGAGCTGGCAGCAGCTGATGCTGTTCATATGGAGTGCTGGTGAGAGCCGTTGGGACTCAATATGCAGGCCCAGcgaaccaaaacaatgagctgagcGACCTTTTCACTTCGCGGGCACCCAGTTGATTcagtgttaatttaaaaaagagatACCACTTGTTGCAGCCTTATTGTAAACAGATTGGAGACCTGCAGAAATGTCTCGTGAAGTGACAGACCTCATGCTGAGATGAGTGTTTCTCTCTTTTATTGGCTAATGAGTTTAACTAATCAGTAACATCCTAATGCCATTACTGATGAGCCCTCCAGCTGGGCGCCGTATATTTTCAGTAACAGACAAGCCCTTTCCTCTTGAGTGTAATGTAGATTTCTGTTGTCAGtaaatgtgttttgtctttgtgtgatATTCTCTTTCAGAAAATGGACTATTTCTGTGCAACGGCGGTCATTCTTTACTCAATCTACCTATGCTGTGTCAGGTAAGCTCTCCATGCTTTTCTGTTTATGATGTTAGTGAATATTTACTTTGACTTCTGTCACTGATGATTTCAAGAAGATTGAATTGATTCATCCGTTATAACACACTCTCTTCACGCTGTCTTTGTCAGGACGTTGGGTCTGAGGCGACCTGGGGTGTCCAGCATGGTGGGAGTCCTGCTCATCCTGGCCTTTACCTCGCATGTGTCCTACCTGACCTTTGTCAGTTTCGACTACGGCTACAACATGGCTGCTAACGCCACGATCGGTA
The nucleotide sequence above comes from Epinephelus lanceolatus isolate andai-2023 chromosome 21, ASM4190304v1, whole genome shotgun sequence. Encoded proteins:
- the mylpfb gene encoding myosin regulatory light chain 2, skeletal muscle, giving the protein MAPKKAKRRQQQGEGGSSNVFSMFEQSQIQEYKEAFTIIDQNRDGIISKDDLRDVLATMGQLNVKNEELEAMVKEASGPINFTVFLTMFGEKLKGADPEDVIVSAFKVLDPEGTGAIKKEFLEELLTTQCDRFTAEEMTNLWAAFPPDVAGNVDYKNICYVITHGEDKEE
- the pgap3 gene encoding GPI-specific phospholipase A2-like PGAP3, whose amino-acid sequence is MASALPRCTSVRLPAVTTAVLLLVSVTTVQSSQGDKEPVYRDCVKQCVRTNCTGARLRGFQSSQPNYMALTGWTCRDDCRYQCMWTTVGLYQAEGYRVPQFHGKWPFARFLCFEEPASALASLLNGLACLLMLLRYRSTVPRQSPMYHTINAFSLVSLNAWFWSTVFHTRDTYLTEKMDYFCATAVILYSIYLCCVRTLGLRRPGVSSMVGVLLILAFTSHVSYLTFVSFDYGYNMAANATIGMVNLLWWLCWCWQNRRTLPYWWKCGLVVLLLHGLALLELLDFPPMLWVLDAHAVWHLSTVPVHFLFYSFLIDDSLYLLNTEKMGVKVE